The following coding sequences are from one Candidatus Hydrogenedentota bacterium window:
- a CDS encoding DUF4276 family protein, translating into MSRIVVLLEERSMKTFLDQLLPRHFPDLSFLCLKHEGKQDLERSIPIKLRAWNVPGDCFIVLRDNDGGDCKCLKSRLSSLCREAGRPDTVVRIACQELEAWYLGEPDALAMAFENDSLRHIGGKSKYRDPDSVPSPSEELQSLVPEFQKGSGARKMGACMSMGRNTTGSFQALIYSVQVLQQSPDRSQPL; encoded by the coding sequence ATGAGCCGGATCGTCGTTCTCCTGGAAGAGCGCTCCATGAAGACGTTCCTCGATCAGTTGCTGCCGAGGCATTTTCCCGACTTGTCCTTCCTTTGCTTGAAGCATGAAGGAAAGCAAGACTTGGAGCGGAGTATCCCGATCAAGCTTCGAGCCTGGAATGTGCCCGGCGATTGTTTCATCGTCTTGCGCGACAACGATGGTGGTGATTGCAAGTGTCTAAAGTCGCGGCTTTCTTCGCTCTGCCGGGAAGCCGGGCGGCCAGACACCGTCGTCCGGATCGCATGCCAGGAGTTGGAGGCGTGGTACCTCGGCGAGCCGGACGCGCTTGCTATGGCGTTCGAAAACGACTCTTTACGCCATATTGGCGGCAAATCGAAATATCGCGATCCAGACAGCGTTCCAAGTCCGTCCGAAGAGTTGCAAAGTCTTGTGCCCGAATTCCAAAAGGGTTCTGGCGCTCGAAAGATGGGGGCCTGCATGTCGATGGGGCGAAATACGACGGGAAGTTTCCAGGCACTTATATACAGCGTTCAAGTGCTCCAGCAAAGCCCAGATCGCTCGCAGCCTCTGTAA
- a CDS encoding alcohol dehydrogenase catalytic domain-containing protein produces the protein MKAIYFNGPGAPFDLRDAAIPEPGPGEVRIRTMASGICGTDVHYWRGDLEVASPWVFGHEPVGTIDALGPGVTRLCTGDRVGVSWVQEGCGRCHTCQSGKPDYCAGVQTWMELGGGHRDFMIARAAGCTLLPDGLDWPLAAPLFCAGYTVMSGYRNARMRPGDRVAVAGVGGLGHIAIQIAKAHGHEVIGVTANESKRSEILALGADDVLVIKEHAGRELTAMGGADIVLSTTNNMRHNSELLFGIRDEGKLVSMAISPEPITVDPLHLLSHQISLVGSQQSSRADLVEILELAASGNVKPAVEIYAPEEINDIMTRLEAGKVRYRAVLDFAGR, from the coding sequence ATGAAAGCGATCTATTTCAACGGACCGGGCGCTCCGTTCGACCTGCGCGATGCGGCCATACCCGAGCCGGGTCCCGGCGAAGTGCGTATCCGCACCATGGCCAGCGGAATATGCGGCACCGATGTCCACTACTGGCGGGGCGATCTCGAAGTTGCATCGCCCTGGGTATTTGGCCATGAACCCGTGGGCACGATCGACGCACTGGGACCCGGTGTGACCCGCCTATGTACGGGAGACCGCGTGGGGGTGTCGTGGGTTCAGGAAGGCTGCGGGCGCTGCCACACCTGCCAGAGCGGCAAGCCGGACTACTGCGCCGGTGTGCAGACCTGGATGGAGCTGGGCGGCGGCCACCGCGACTTCATGATCGCCAGAGCCGCGGGCTGCACGCTGCTGCCCGACGGGCTGGACTGGCCACTCGCCGCGCCCCTCTTCTGTGCGGGCTATACCGTCATGAGCGGCTACCGCAATGCGCGCATGCGACCCGGTGACCGCGTGGCGGTCGCGGGTGTGGGTGGACTCGGCCACATCGCCATTCAAATCGCGAAAGCCCACGGCCACGAAGTCATCGGCGTCACCGCAAACGAGAGCAAGCGCTCCGAGATTCTGGCCCTGGGCGCGGACGATGTGCTGGTGATCAAGGAACACGCGGGCCGTGAACTCACAGCCATGGGCGGGGCCGATATCGTGCTCTCCACGACCAATAACATGCGCCACAACAGCGAGCTGCTCTTCGGCATCCGCGACGAGGGAAAACTCGTTTCCATGGCCATCAGCCCCGAGCCCATCACCGTGGACCCGCTCCACCTGCTCAGCCACCAGATCTCACTCGTCGGGTCTCAGCAGTCCAGCCGCGCCGATCTCGTGGAAATTCTGGAGCTCGCGGCAAGCGGCAACGTGAAGCCCGCAGTCGAGATTTACGCGCCAGAAGAAATAAACGACATCATGACACGCCTGGAAGCGGGCAAGGTGCGTTATCGCGCCGTGTTGGATTTTGCTGGGCGGTAA
- a CDS encoding UvrD-helicase domain-containing protein → MNYTPQQQQAIESLARYICVDAGAGSGKTRVLVDRIVHLIATEQARLEEIVAITFTEKAALEMKERLRKAFRRNAPKDDPIAFSQWRDLERRVDTAHITTIHAFCSRLLRENALYLDLDPDFGLISDAETALMLQEAVESVMISLLEKNDPAMLRLASSHTLTELQGLCKGLLLQRGVVDRIRRRGGMETPESVLATWRAQCDIEQARYLSDLGRNSRVNALLLALRGFARLCDDPEEGREAWRASMVDGLEALQAGVSIDAAGDILRGFLKNPFGNGKKKLWPSEEIYDALADLQKKVTEFAQASLMEGKNYTFDDALTAESAQLVSDLLQLDDKVNAAYEKAKRDASLLDFDDLVLFALKVLRDKKNLRQQTAKRIKFLLLDEFQDTDGQQLELARLLHDEPEGPALFIVGDPKQSIYYFRGAEVEIFHQERDASSEIVRLDRNFRSLPDVLGFVNDFFQHSNLLCAVERYQPMGVQRTSAGGARVGFIVSDQPQDFVGTWNVADYRSLEAAQIAAQIQRLCAPDSKATIEDEHSGARRRPDYGDIALLFRATSNVGLYEEALRKAGIPYTVVAGAGFYERQEVVDVINILKVLSDPWDEHALLAYLRGPVVALSDDDVVRLRNQGTLTEVALGERIPEGLTHPERLLRARAIVRSLREQLAGPLPALVDHLLEITGIEAVLLSQFLGLQKASNVRKLANLAREQAGRGNLSLRQFVNYLDEVHAYQIREGEAGLQPDGEGAVTLMTIHKSKGLEFPVVFLPDMAQVAKGPKEHTLQIHRQLGITLRVARGDGDRADTRLGALIKRRIKEEEGAESARVLYVALTRARDMLYLCGQADASLGTWFQAFDLLHDVSGATHGQIIAGSGWEAEVIRNLPEARGVAAVKSIKSDEDIEAMRRRIVPAALPSRVVESISVSKLLTLMAAGAEDPEEEHYERSKREEEFRQFAMDRGTLVHRMFEVWDFAGPAPDVRSLVRAAGLGLGRRGALEEELAAIHGWFSASSLGARLAGEKGLLREAPFSLRIGDTIVNGTIDLALSDGTIIDYKTGKIKDESSARYEKQLLLYAAALRDLAGVAPKEGFLVYVDAHEVKRVEFSGDRIAATLKEAGEALPRD, encoded by the coding sequence ATGAATTACACCCCCCAACAACAGCAGGCCATCGAATCTCTCGCGCGCTATATCTGCGTGGACGCGGGGGCCGGCTCGGGTAAGACCCGCGTGCTGGTGGATCGCATCGTCCATCTGATTGCGACGGAACAGGCGCGCCTCGAAGAGATCGTGGCCATCACGTTTACGGAAAAGGCCGCGCTGGAGATGAAAGAGCGCCTGCGCAAGGCCTTCCGGCGCAACGCCCCCAAGGACGACCCCATCGCCTTCAGCCAATGGCGCGATCTCGAACGACGAGTCGACACCGCCCACATCACCACCATCCATGCCTTCTGCTCGCGGCTCCTTCGGGAGAACGCCCTGTATCTCGATCTCGATCCTGATTTCGGTTTGATTTCGGATGCCGAGACCGCACTGATGCTCCAGGAGGCTGTCGAGTCCGTCATGATCAGTCTCCTGGAGAAGAACGACCCCGCCATGCTGCGCCTGGCGTCGAGCCACACACTCACAGAACTGCAGGGCCTGTGCAAGGGCCTGTTGCTTCAGCGCGGCGTGGTCGATCGGATTCGGCGTCGCGGCGGGATGGAAACGCCCGAGTCCGTGCTGGCCACCTGGCGAGCCCAGTGCGATATTGAGCAGGCGCGCTACCTGAGCGATTTGGGACGGAATTCCCGCGTCAACGCGCTGCTTCTGGCGCTACGCGGTTTTGCCCGCCTCTGCGACGATCCCGAGGAAGGCCGCGAAGCGTGGCGCGCGTCCATGGTCGACGGCCTTGAAGCGCTGCAGGCCGGCGTGTCAATTGACGCGGCGGGGGATATTCTCCGTGGTTTCCTTAAGAATCCCTTCGGCAATGGCAAGAAGAAACTCTGGCCCAGCGAGGAAATCTACGATGCCCTCGCCGATCTTCAAAAGAAGGTGACCGAGTTCGCCCAGGCCAGCCTGATGGAAGGCAAGAACTACACTTTTGATGATGCTCTCACGGCTGAATCGGCCCAGCTCGTCAGCGATCTCCTGCAACTTGACGACAAAGTTAATGCGGCGTATGAAAAGGCCAAGCGCGATGCCAGCCTGCTCGATTTCGATGATCTGGTGCTCTTCGCGCTGAAGGTCTTGCGCGACAAGAAAAATCTGCGTCAGCAAACCGCGAAGCGCATCAAGTTTCTGCTCCTCGATGAGTTTCAGGATACCGACGGCCAACAGCTTGAGTTGGCGCGACTGCTCCACGACGAGCCCGAGGGCCCGGCCCTCTTCATAGTGGGCGATCCGAAGCAGTCCATCTACTACTTTCGCGGTGCCGAGGTCGAGATCTTTCATCAGGAGCGCGACGCGTCCAGCGAGATCGTGCGCCTGGACCGGAACTTCCGCTCCCTGCCTGATGTGCTGGGCTTTGTGAACGATTTCTTCCAGCACTCCAATCTATTGTGCGCGGTGGAGCGCTACCAGCCCATGGGCGTGCAGCGGACATCCGCGGGCGGCGCGCGCGTTGGCTTTATCGTCAGCGATCAGCCCCAAGACTTCGTCGGCACGTGGAACGTGGCGGATTACCGTTCCCTCGAAGCCGCCCAGATTGCCGCTCAGATCCAGCGGCTATGCGCGCCCGATTCCAAGGCCACTATTGAAGACGAGCACAGCGGAGCGAGGCGTCGTCCAGACTACGGCGACATTGCCCTGCTCTTCCGCGCCACCAGCAATGTGGGGCTCTACGAAGAGGCCCTGCGCAAGGCGGGCATCCCTTACACCGTCGTGGCGGGCGCGGGCTTCTATGAGCGCCAGGAAGTGGTGGATGTGATCAACATCCTCAAGGTCCTGTCAGATCCCTGGGACGAACACGCGCTCCTCGCTTACCTGCGCGGTCCTGTCGTGGCCCTGTCCGACGACGATGTCGTGCGCCTACGTAATCAGGGGACGCTCACGGAGGTGGCCCTGGGAGAAAGGATTCCCGAGGGGCTCACCCATCCCGAGCGGTTGCTGCGTGCAAGGGCGATAGTTCGATCGCTCCGCGAGCAGCTTGCGGGTCCTCTGCCCGCTTTGGTCGATCATCTGCTGGAGATCACAGGGATCGAAGCGGTCCTGCTGAGCCAGTTTCTCGGCCTGCAGAAGGCCTCCAACGTGCGCAAGCTCGCCAACCTCGCGCGGGAACAGGCGGGGCGCGGCAATTTGAGTCTGCGTCAGTTCGTGAACTACCTCGACGAGGTCCACGCCTATCAGATCCGCGAGGGCGAAGCGGGGCTCCAGCCCGATGGCGAAGGCGCGGTCACGCTGATGACGATCCACAAGTCCAAGGGCCTCGAATTTCCCGTGGTTTTCCTGCCCGACATGGCCCAGGTGGCGAAGGGCCCGAAGGAGCATACGCTCCAGATTCACCGGCAACTCGGCATCACCCTGCGTGTGGCGCGGGGCGATGGGGATCGGGCCGACACGCGCCTGGGCGCGCTCATAAAGCGCCGTATCAAAGAGGAAGAAGGCGCTGAATCCGCCCGCGTGCTCTATGTGGCCCTTACGCGCGCGCGCGACATGCTCTACCTCTGCGGACAGGCGGACGCGAGTCTCGGCACCTGGTTTCAAGCCTTTGATCTCCTCCACGACGTCAGCGGCGCGACCCATGGGCAGATAATCGCGGGCAGCGGCTGGGAGGCCGAAGTTATTCGCAACCTGCCCGAAGCGCGGGGCGTGGCGGCGGTGAAGTCGATCAAGTCCGACGAGGATATCGAGGCCATGCGCCGCCGCATCGTGCCGGCTGCCCTTCCATCGCGTGTTGTAGAATCTATTTCCGTGTCGAAGTTGCTGACACTTATGGCGGCGGGCGCGGAAGATCCCGAGGAAGAGCATTACGAGCGTTCGAAGAGAGAAGAAGAGTTTCGCCAGTTCGCCATGGATCGCGGCACGCTGGTGCACCGCATGTTCGAGGTATGGGACTTTGCGGGACCGGCGCCCGATGTGCGGAGTCTCGTCCGCGCGGCAGGCCTTGGCCTCGGTCGACGCGGCGCGCTTGAGGAGGAGCTGGCGGCGATTCACGGCTGGTTCAGCGCGTCCTCGCTGGGTGCGCGACTCGCGGGTGAGAAGGGGCTCCTGCGCGAAGCGCCTTTCAGCCTCCGCATCGGCGATACCATCGTAAACGGCACCATCGACCTGGCCCTCAGCGACGGGACCATCATTGACTACAAAACGGGCAAGATAAAAGACGAGTCCAGCGCACGTTATGAGAAGCAATTGCTGCTCTACGCCGCGGCGTTGCGCGATCTCGCGGGTGTCGCGCCGAAGGAAGGCTTTCTGGTTTATGTCGATGCCCACGAAGTGAAGCGGGTGGAGTTCAGTGGGGACCGCATCGCAGCCACATTGAAGGAAGCGGGGGAGGCGCTGCCGAGGGACTGA
- a CDS encoding AAA family ATPase: protein MQIESLRIKNYRLFRDASFDDLEKLAIVVGANGTGKSTLFDVFAFLQEALNRNVAEAISKRGGLRELVSRGCAGPIEFTIKFRETAGCQTIYQLAISDEHGQAAIVRERVYLCSRANEKTWHLLDFAMGKGTAITNEQEFSESHSVEETMQFALKDLSALAIKGLGQFMGFRIVSELRSLIENWHVSDIRIDDFGPSHEASHAEHLSVRGDNLAQVARHLYEHHPDLFNEVLTRMRERIPGVNRVEPRTTEDGRLVLRFQDGSFKDPFSSRYVSDGTLKLFAYLVLLYDPAPHPMLAVEEPENQLYPELLYELLEEFRDYARRGGQVFVSTHSPDFLNGAKLDEIYWLVKENGFTTVRRASDSELLRNLIQEGDIPGTLWKQGLFEGAGLR, encoded by the coding sequence ATGCAGATTGAATCGCTGAGAATTAAGAACTACCGCCTCTTTCGCGATGCCAGCTTCGATGATCTCGAGAAACTTGCGATTGTGGTCGGTGCCAACGGCACCGGCAAGTCCACTTTGTTTGATGTCTTCGCATTTCTTCAGGAAGCACTGAATCGGAATGTCGCTGAGGCCATTTCCAAGCGTGGAGGATTGCGAGAGCTGGTGAGTCGCGGGTGTGCCGGACCGATAGAATTCACCATCAAGTTCCGTGAAACGGCTGGCTGCCAGACCATCTATCAACTTGCGATTTCGGACGAACACGGCCAGGCTGCCATCGTTCGAGAACGCGTCTACCTATGTAGCCGGGCTAACGAAAAAACTTGGCATCTGCTCGATTTTGCGATGGGAAAAGGAACAGCGATTACAAACGAGCAGGAGTTCAGCGAGTCCCATTCGGTCGAGGAGACCATGCAATTTGCACTAAAGGACCTCTCCGCCCTCGCCATTAAAGGTCTTGGCCAGTTCATGGGGTTTCGAATTGTTTCGGAGCTACGCAGCCTCATAGAGAATTGGCATGTCTCTGATATTCGCATTGACGATTTCGGGCCCAGCCATGAGGCCAGTCACGCAGAGCATTTGTCAGTTCGTGGAGACAACCTCGCACAAGTTGCCAGGCACTTGTATGAGCACCATCCCGACCTGTTCAACGAGGTACTGACTCGAATGCGCGAGCGAATCCCTGGCGTGAATCGCGTGGAGCCACGCACCACAGAGGACGGTCGCCTCGTGTTGCGATTTCAAGACGGGAGTTTCAAAGATCCTTTCAGCTCCCGCTACGTCTCCGATGGCACGCTCAAGTTATTCGCCTATCTCGTACTGCTCTACGATCCCGCTCCGCACCCGATGCTCGCCGTAGAGGAGCCCGAGAACCAACTATATCCGGAGCTATTGTACGAGCTCCTCGAAGAGTTTCGTGACTATGCCCGACGGGGCGGCCAGGTGTTTGTCTCCACCCATTCTCCCGACTTCTTGAACGGCGCAAAGCTCGATGAAATCTACTGGCTGGTGAAAGAAAATGGGTTCACCACGGTGAGGCGCGCCTCGGACAGCGAGCTTCTACGCAACTTGATACAGGAGGGCGATATCCCCGGCACCCTATGGAAACAGGGACTCTTTGAGGGAGCCGGGCTTCGATGA
- a CDS encoding PD-(D/E)XK nuclease family protein yields MADKRIKILCGPSGSARTPRIDALLREFTGTARLLVPSRSHARIRRDTLLATQGCPGIWGAPVVSLTDFAEQLLSREGIAVNRMDSSFQQRLIMEHCLAEVAVEFPDTPLVRIARTPGLVRHLVMVINDLKQAAIEPEAFADRVKTTEHPSLFDDGVAAVYAFYQEMLLGQGLYDVPGLYWHADYFASQDRPRILDGVTTLLWDGFDDFTPSEFRLLRSLVNHVDDVVVGLNLDQSPDRQDRYALPRTTLQELREHFDCQVIECEAPEVRSHAEYAARHIFWREEPTLPEGIDANLTLMPCSDSTHELESIARRVKKLIVDEGVRPADIAVIFWNLRNTGGALRGVFDSFGIPCQLAEQRALAETVLGRTLINLFAATDWERESIVDLLHAPHLGTKLGHAPEATAYYARRAQILDGYKNWVYRLDRLKRQLERDERDDARAMLTRRPDAVSDLEALLNAIEQLQTLQQQLPAKSTQHDYALQLDKLLGALVLSDDNPLLVAEDDPAREGIYGLLEMLADAPGSDVVEMTRDDFLARLTQGMEELSCTLPGTMGGVVCLDANQARNQCFAHVFVGGMNEGQAPATPSGNAVYPERDRERLQEAGIPIESNQAHHARQRMLFGHVLECAGESLTLSWQLMQDSGREASASPFLTDVRELFPESAGVVAPYPKADSFLPAPGWIASSRDLVNRSFYDAPDLAVPFPELCTPCIAGVSAEAERHSDAPFGTFDGVLSDPALVKAIAADYGEEHEFSVNQLETWLSCPFNFYVNRILKLEESEAPDTAVGPLIRGGIMHRVLQDFHQNFLGLHIRDIGLEKALDLMESLVESAFEHQDWSDCAAPRGAVLAEKLHMQSRMKRYLRIEHAQEKEQGWKPLHFEVGFGRAAKADEVGPSKPEPFIMQRESGPVRFTGRIDRIDRDGNAARLIDYKSGGVPGSGDITRGDNIQLSVYAEAVEQHLMPGSQCTEARYLSVGKTDRREALGIGEKRYNWPNRVENTHAAIDRAVAGIRGAYFPPERAGSSCFGCGHARACRHEDARIARKLGLPESEGETERDE; encoded by the coding sequence GTGGCCGACAAGCGAATCAAGATACTCTGCGGGCCCAGCGGCAGCGCCCGGACCCCGCGTATCGATGCCCTCCTGCGCGAGTTCACGGGCACAGCCCGGCTCCTGGTGCCTTCGCGGAGTCATGCCCGGATTCGGCGAGATACACTCCTCGCCACCCAAGGCTGCCCCGGTATCTGGGGCGCGCCGGTCGTCTCGCTGACGGATTTTGCTGAACAACTCTTGAGTCGCGAGGGGATCGCGGTCAACCGCATGGATTCGTCCTTCCAGCAGCGCCTGATTATGGAGCATTGCCTGGCCGAGGTGGCGGTGGAGTTTCCCGACACACCGCTGGTGCGCATCGCGAGGACCCCGGGACTCGTCCGCCATCTGGTGATGGTGATCAACGACCTTAAACAGGCCGCCATCGAGCCGGAGGCCTTTGCGGACCGCGTCAAGACCACCGAGCATCCGTCACTCTTCGATGACGGCGTCGCGGCGGTCTACGCGTTCTATCAGGAGATGCTCCTCGGCCAGGGGCTTTACGATGTGCCCGGCCTCTACTGGCATGCCGATTATTTCGCGTCGCAGGACCGACCCAGGATTCTCGACGGTGTCACCACGCTGCTGTGGGACGGCTTCGACGACTTTACACCCTCGGAATTTCGCCTGCTCCGCTCGCTGGTCAATCATGTGGACGACGTGGTTGTCGGGCTCAACCTGGACCAGTCGCCCGATCGCCAGGACCGCTATGCCCTGCCGCGCACGACGCTGCAAGAACTGCGGGAGCACTTCGATTGCCAGGTGATCGAATGCGAAGCCCCGGAAGTGCGCAGCCACGCCGAGTATGCCGCTCGCCACATTTTCTGGCGCGAAGAGCCGACGCTACCGGAGGGAATCGACGCGAATCTCACCCTGATGCCGTGCAGCGATTCGACCCATGAACTCGAGAGCATTGCGCGGCGGGTGAAGAAGTTGATCGTGGACGAGGGCGTACGCCCCGCCGATATCGCCGTAATTTTTTGGAATCTCAGGAATACAGGCGGTGCCCTGCGCGGTGTGTTTGATTCCTTCGGCATACCGTGTCAGCTTGCGGAGCAGCGTGCCCTGGCGGAAACCGTGCTCGGACGTACGTTGATCAACTTGTTCGCGGCGACCGACTGGGAGCGCGAATCTATCGTCGATCTGCTCCATGCCCCGCACCTGGGCACGAAACTGGGACATGCACCCGAAGCCACCGCGTACTATGCGCGCCGCGCGCAGATACTCGATGGTTATAAGAACTGGGTCTATCGTCTGGATCGCCTGAAACGTCAACTGGAACGGGACGAACGGGATGATGCCCGCGCGATGCTGACGCGTCGTCCCGATGCGGTTTCCGATCTCGAGGCGCTGCTCAATGCCATCGAGCAACTCCAGACGCTGCAGCAACAACTGCCCGCGAAATCGACTCAGCACGATTATGCGCTCCAGCTCGACAAACTGCTCGGCGCGCTGGTGCTCTCTGACGACAATCCCTTGCTCGTGGCGGAAGACGATCCCGCCCGCGAGGGCATTTACGGCCTGCTGGAGATGCTGGCGGATGCCCCCGGCAGCGATGTAGTGGAGATGACACGCGATGATTTTCTCGCGCGCCTCACCCAGGGCATGGAGGAGCTTTCCTGCACCCTGCCGGGAACCATGGGCGGCGTGGTTTGTCTCGATGCGAATCAGGCGCGCAACCAGTGCTTCGCCCATGTTTTCGTGGGTGGCATGAACGAGGGCCAGGCCCCGGCCACCCCCTCGGGCAATGCGGTCTACCCCGAGCGCGATCGAGAACGCCTCCAGGAAGCGGGCATCCCTATCGAGAGCAATCAGGCGCACCACGCGCGGCAGCGCATGCTCTTCGGCCATGTGCTGGAATGCGCGGGCGAATCCCTCACGCTGTCGTGGCAGCTCATGCAGGACTCCGGTCGCGAGGCGAGCGCCAGCCCCTTTCTCACCGACGTGCGCGAGCTTTTCCCCGAGTCGGCGGGCGTGGTGGCGCCTTACCCAAAGGCCGATAGCTTCCTGCCCGCACCCGGATGGATAGCCTCTTCCCGCGATCTGGTCAACCGCTCGTTCTACGATGCGCCCGATCTCGCCGTGCCCTTCCCGGAGCTTTGCACGCCCTGTATCGCCGGCGTGTCCGCCGAGGCGGAGCGCCATTCCGACGCCCCCTTTGGGACCTTCGATGGCGTCCTCAGCGATCCGGCGCTGGTGAAGGCTATCGCGGCCGACTATGGCGAGGAGCATGAATTCAGCGTGAATCAGTTGGAGACCTGGCTCTCCTGTCCCTTCAACTTCTACGTAAATCGCATTCTGAAGCTAGAGGAGAGCGAGGCCCCGGACACGGCGGTGGGTCCCCTGATTCGCGGTGGGATTATGCACCGTGTTCTTCAGGATTTTCATCAGAATTTCCTCGGGCTGCATATTCGCGACATCGGCCTGGAGAAGGCGCTTGACTTGATGGAGTCGCTGGTGGAGTCCGCCTTTGAGCATCAGGACTGGAGCGACTGCGCCGCGCCGCGCGGGGCCGTGCTGGCGGAAAAGCTTCACATGCAAAGCCGCATGAAGCGCTACCTCCGCATTGAGCACGCGCAGGAAAAAGAGCAGGGCTGGAAGCCCCTCCATTTCGAAGTGGGCTTTGGCCGTGCCGCAAAAGCGGACGAGGTCGGGCCTTCCAAACCTGAACCCTTCATCATGCAGCGGGAGAGTGGCCCCGTGCGCTTCACAGGCCGCATCGACCGTATTGATCGCGATGGAAACGCGGCGCGGCTCATCGACTACAAGTCTGGCGGCGTGCCCGGGTCGGGAGACATCACGCGGGGCGACAATATTCAGCTCTCGGTCTACGCCGAGGCCGTGGAACAGCATCTTATGCCGGGTAGCCAATGCACCGAGGCCCGCTACCTGAGCGTGGGCAAGACGGATCGCCGCGAGGCTCTGGGGATAGGCGAGAAACGCTACAACTGGCCCAATCGCGTTGAGAACACGCACGCGGCTATTGATCGTGCGGTGGCGGGCATTCGCGGCGCGTACTTTCCGCCCGAGCGCGCGGGCAGCAGTTGCTTCGGCTGCGGGCACGCCCGGGCGTGTCGGCATGAGGACGCGCGGATTGCGCGGAAATTAGGGTTGCCGGAGAGCGAGGGGGAGACCGAGAGGGATGAATGA